In the Populus trichocarpa isolate Nisqually-1 chromosome 1, P.trichocarpa_v4.1, whole genome shotgun sequence genome, one interval contains:
- the LOC7460522 gene encoding 3-ketoacyl-CoA thiolase 2, peroxisomal, with translation MEKAINRQRVLLEHLRPSSSHNFESTLSASACLAGDSAAYQRTSAYGDDVVIVAAYRTPQCKSKRGGFKDTHADDLLAPVLKALIEKTNLDPREVGDIVVGSVLAPGSQRASECRMAAFYAGFPETVPIRTVNRQCSSGLQAVADVAASIKAGFYEIGIGAGLESMTINQMSWDGDVNPKLKNFQKAQDCLLPMGITSENVAHRFGVTRQEQDQAAVDSHRKAAAATASGRFKDEIIPVATKIVDPKTGDEKPIVVSVDDGIRPETSVAGLGKLKTVFKKDGTTTAGNSSQISDGAGAVLLMKRSVAVQKGLPILGVFRTFAAVGVDPAIMGVGPAVAIPAAVKAAGLELEDIDLFEINEAFASQFVYCRKKLELDPQKINVNGGAMAIGHPLGATGARCVATLLHEMKRRGRDCRFGVVSMCIGTGMGAAAVFERGDGCDELCNGGRKVESNNLLSRDSR, from the exons atggaGAAAGCAATCAACAGGCAACGTGTTCTTCTTGAACACCTCCGTCCTTCTTCTTCTCACAATTTTGAATCCACTCTTTCT GCATCCGCTTGTTTGGCTGGAGATAGCGCTGCGTATCAAAGGACTTCGGCGTATGGAGATGATGTTGTGATTGTTGC AGCATATCGAACTCCGCAATGCAAATCAAAGCGTGGTGGTTTCAAGGATACTCATGCTGATGATTTACTAGCACCTGTGTTGAAG GCGTTAATAGAGAAAACTAATCTGGATCCAAGAGAAGTTGGGGATATTGTTGTGGGTTCAGTATTGGCTCCAGGATCTCAAAGAGCAAGTGAATGCAGGATGGCTGCATTCTATGCTGGTTTCCCTG AAACTGTGCCGATAAGGACTGTCAACAGGCAATGTTCGTCTGGGCTTCAGGCAGTTGCTGATGTGGCTGCTTCAATCAAAGCAGGGTTCTATGAAATTG GCATTGGAGCTGGGCTGGAATCCATGACAATTAATCAAATGTCATGGGATGGAGATGTGAATCCAAAG CTAAAGAATTTTCAAAAAGCCCAAGATTGCCTTCTACCCATGGGTATTACTTCAGAGAATGTTGCACATCGTTTCGGTGTGACAAGGCAGGAGCAGGATCAGGCAGCA GTTGATTCTCATAGGAaggctgctgctgctactgcttCTGGCAGATTCAAGGATGAAATCATCCCTGTCGCTACAAAG ATTGTCGACCCTAAAACTGGTGATGAGAAGCCCATCGTAGTATCTGTTGATGATGGGATTCGCCCAGAGACATCAGTAGCAGGTCTGGGAAAATTAAAGACCGTGTTTAAGAAAGATGGGACCACCACTGCTG GAAATTCTAGCCAAATCAGTGATGGTGCTGGGGCTGTGTTGCTCATGAAAAGAAGTGTTGCTGTGCAAAAAGGACTACCCATTCTTGGTGTATTCAG GACATTTGCTGCTGTTGGTGTGGATCCTGCCATCATGGGTGTAGGCCCAGCTGTTGCAATTCCAGCTGCAGTGAAGGCTGCTGGTTTAGAACTTGAGGATATTGATCTTTTTGAAATAAATGag GCATTTGCTTCCCAGTTTGTATATTGCCGCAAGAAGTTGGAGCTTGATCCACAGAAGATCAATGTCAACGGGGGTGCAATGGCCATTGGACATCCTCTGGGTGCAACAG GTGCTAGATGTGTGGCTACCTTACTGCATGAGATGAAGCGTCGTGGCAGGGACTGTCGCTTCGGGGTGGTGTCAATGTGCATAG GCACAGGAATGGGAGCTGCTGCTGTTTTTGAAAGGGGGGATGGCTGTGATGAGCTATGCAACGGCGGTCGGAAAGTCGAAAGCAACAATCTCTTATCCAGGGATTCACGATAG
- the LOC7460521 gene encoding dihydroxy-acid dehydratase, chloroplastic isoform X2, giving the protein MQSTFISPRATPPKPQMSFPTQPHFPTRLPPYSLRVKAQSVAVEPSQATTTVGQKLNKYSSRITEPKSQGGSQAILHGVGLSDADMSKPQIGISSVWYEGNTCNMHLLKLSEAVKRGVEEAGMVGFRFNTIGVSDAISMGTRGMCYSLQSRDLIADSIETVMSAQWYDGNISIPGCDKNMPGTIMAMGRLNRPSIMVYGGTIKPGHFNGHTYDIVSAFQVYGEYVSGSINDDERKNVIRNSCPGAGACGGMYTANTMASAIEALGMSLPYSSSIPAENQLKLDECRLAGKYLLELLKMDLKPRDIITRKSLRNAMVIVMALGGSTNAVLHLIAIARSVGLELTLDDFQKVSDEVPFLADLKPSGKYVMEDVHKIGGTPAVLRYLLEHGFLDGDCLTVTGKTLAENVRNCPPLSEGQDIIKSLDNPIKKTGHLQILRGNLAPEGSVAKITGKEGLYFSGPALVFEGEESMIAAISEDPMSFKGKVIVIRGEGPKGGPGMPEMLTPTSAIMGAGLGKNYMTYHKKKYAWRSCESTISHLFE; this is encoded by the exons ATGCAATCCACCTTCATTTCCCCACGCGCTACTCCACCGAAACCCCAAATGTCATTCCCCACACAACCCCACTTCCCCACTCGCCTCCCTCCCTATTCTCTGCGCGTCAAAGCTCAATCTGTCGCCGTTGAACCATCACAAGCAACAACCACAGTTGGGCAAAAGCTAAACAAGTACAGTTCACGCATTACTGAGCCCAAGTCCCAAGGTGGGTCTCAAGCAATCCTTCATGGGGTTGGTTTATCGGATGCTGACATGTCTAAGCCTCAGATAGGTATCTCTTCAGTTTGGTATGAAGGGAATACTTGTAACATGCACCTGTTGAAGCTATCAGAGGCTGTTAAAAGAGGGGTTGAAGAGGCAGGGATGGTTGGTTTCAGGTTTAATACAATTGGCGTTAGTGACGCTATTTCAATGGGGACTAGAGGGATGTGTTACAGTTTGCAAAGCAGAGACTTGATTGCTGATAGCATCGAGACTGTTATGAGTGCCCAATGGTATGATGGCAATATCTCCATCCCTGGCTGTGATAAAAAT ATGCCAGGTACTATTATGGCAATGGGAAGGCTGAATCGACCTAGCATTATGGTTTATGGTGGAACTATCAAG CCTGGTCACTTCAATGGCCATACTTATGATATAGTATCTGCATTTCAG GTTTATGGAGAGTATGTAAGTGGATCTATAAACgatgatgaaagaaaaaatgtgATTCGTAATTCCTGCCCTGGAGCAGGGGCATGTGGTGGAATGTATACAGCTAACACCATGGCTTCTGCTATTGAAGCCTTGGGAATGTCTCTTCCTTACAG CTCCTCAATCCCTGCTGAAAACCAATTGAAGTTGGATGAGTGCCGTTTAGCTGGAAAATATCTGCTAGAACTATTGAAGATGGACTTGAAACCACGAGATATTATCACTCGCAAGTCACTACGTAATGCAATGGTTATTGTCATGGCACTAGGTGGCTCTACTAATGCTGTGTTACACTTAATTGCGATCGCAAG GTCTGTCGGATTGGAGTTGACCCTTGATGATTTCCAGAAGGTCAGTGATGAGGTTCCATTCCTTGCAGATCTGAAGCCTAGTGGAAAATATGTCATGGAGGATGTGCATAAG ATTGGGGGAACACCTGCTGTCCTTCGCTACCTTTTGGAGCATGGTTTCCTTGACGGGGACTGTTTGACTG TCACTGGGAAGACTTTGGCTGAAAATGTGCGAAATTGTCCACCATTGTCTGAGGGGCAG GACATAATAAAGTCATTGGATAACCCCATTAAGAAAACAGGTCACCTCCAAATATTACGTGGAAATCTTGCACCAGAGGGTTCTGTGGCTAAAATTACTGGAAAAGAAGGGTTATATTTCTCtg GTCCTGCACTTGTATTTGAGGGAGAGGAATCTATGATTGCAGCTATCTCAGAAGATCCCATGAGTTTTAAG GGGAAAGTAATAGTTATTAGAGGAGAGGGGCCAAAAGGAGGACCGGGCATGCCTGAAATGCTAACACCAACCAGTGCAATAATGGGAGCAGGTCTTGGGAAG AATTATATGACGTATCACAAAAAGAAATATGCATGGCGATCTTGTGAAAGCACAATCAGTCACTTGTTTGAGTGA
- the LOC18094516 gene encoding 3-ketoacyl-CoA thiolase 2, peroxisomal: protein MEKASNRQRVLLGHLRSSSSYNNHESSLSASACLAGGSAACGDDVVVVAAYRTPLCKSKRGGFKDTHADDLLAPVLKALIEKTNLDAREVGDIVVGSSLAPGSQRASECRMAALYAGFPETVPIRTVNRKCSSGLQAVADVAASIKAGFYEIGIGAGLESMTVNSRAWVGDVNPKVKRFQEAQDCLLPMGVTSENVAHRFGVTRQEQDQAAVDSHRKAAAASASGRFKDEIIPVATKIADPKTGDEKPIIVSVDDGIRPNTSLADLGKLKAVFKKDGTTTAGNSSQISDGAAAVLLMKRSVAMRKGLPILGVFRTFVVVGVDPAIMGVGPAVAIPAAVKAAGLELEDIDLFEINEAFASQFVYCCKKLELDLQKINVNGGAIAIGHPLGTTGARCVATILHEMKRRGRDCRFGVVSMCIGTGMGAAAVFERGDGCDELCNARKVESNNLLSKDSR from the exons ATGGAGAAAGCAAGCAACAGGCAACGTGTTCTTCTCGGTCACCTccgttcttcttcttcttataacAATCATGAATCCTCTCTTTCT GCATCTGCTTGTTTAGCTGGAGGTAGCGCGGCATGTGGAGATGATGTCGTTGTTGTGGC GGCTTATCGAACTCCGCTATGCAAATCAAAGCGTGGTGGTTTCAAGGATACTCATGCTGATGATTTACTAGCACCTGTGTTGAAG GCATTGATAGAGAAAACTAATTTAGATGCAAGAGAAGTTGGGGATATTGTTGTGGGTTCGTCATTGGCACCAGGGTCTCAAAGAGCAAGCGAATGCAGGATGGCTGCGCTCTATGCTGGTTTCCCTG AAACTGTGCCGATAAGGACTGTCAATAGGAAATGTTCGTCTGGGCTTCAGGCAGTTGCTGATGTGGCTGCTTCTATCAAAGCAGGGTTCTATGAAATTG GCATTGGAGCTGGTTTGGAATCCATGACAGTTAATTCAAGGGCATGGGTTGGAGATGTGAACCCAaag GTAAAGCGCTTTCAGGAAGCCCAAGATTGCCTTCTACCCATGGGTGTTACTTCAGAGAATGTTGCACATCGTTTCGGTGTGACAAGGCAGGAGCAGGATCAGGCTGCA GTTGATTCTCACAGGAAGGCCGCCGCCGCTTCTGCTTCTGGCAGATTCAAGGATGAAATCATCCCTGTCGCTACAAAG ATAGCTGACCCTAAAACTGGGGATGAGAAGCCCATAATAGTTTCTGTTGATGATGGGATTCGCCCAAACACATCATTAGCAGATCTGGGAAAACTGAAGGCCGTGTTTAAGAAAGATGGGACCACCACTGCTG GGAATTCTAGCCAAATCAGTGATGGTGCTGCGGCTGTGTTGCTCATGAAAAGAAGTGTTGCTATGCGCAAAGGGTTACCCATCCTTGGTGTATTCAG AacatttgttgttgttggtgtgGATCCTGCCATCATGGGTGTGGGCCCAGCTGTTGCAATCCCCGCTGCAGTGAAGGCTGCTGGTCTAGAACTTGAGGATATTGATCTTTTTGAGATAAATGAG GCATTTGCTTCCCAGTTTGTATATTGTTGTAAGAAGCTGGAGCTTGATCTGCAGAAGATCAATGTCAATGGGGGTGCAATAGCAATTGGACATCCTCTGGGTACAACAG GTGCTAGATGTGTGGCTACTATACTGCATGAGATGAAGCGCCGTGGTAGGGACTGTCGCTTCGGAGTGGTTTCAATGTGCATAG GCACAGGAATGGGAGCTGCTGCTGTTTTTGAAAGGGGGGATGGTTGTGATGAGCTCTGCAATGCTCGGAAAGTCGAAAGCAACAATCTCTTATCCAAGGATTCAAGATAG
- the LOC7460521 gene encoding dihydroxy-acid dehydratase, chloroplastic isoform X1, producing MQSTFISPRATPPKPQMSFPTQPHFPTRLPPYSLRVKAQSVAVEPSQATTTVGQKLNKYSSRITEPKSQGGSQAILHGVGLSDADMSKPQIGISSVWYEGNTCNMHLLKLSEAVKRGVEEAGMVGFRFNTIGVSDAISMGTRGMCYSLQSRDLIADSIETVMSAQWYDGNISIPGCDKNMPGTIMAMGRLNRPSIMVYGGTIKPGHFNGHTYDIVSAFQVYGEYVSGSINDDERKNVIRNSCPGAGACGGMYTANTMASAIEALGMSLPYSSSIPAENQLKLDECRLAGKYLLELLKMDLKPRDIITRKSLRNAMVIVMALGGSTNAVLHLIAIARSVGLELTLDDFQKVSDEVPFLADLKPSGKYVMEDVHKIGGTPAVLRYLLEHGFLDGDCLTVTGKTLAENVRNCPPLSEGQDIIKSLDNPIKKTGHLQILRGNLAPEGSVAKITGKEGLYFSGPALVFEGEESMIAAISEDPMSFKGKVIVIRGEGPKGGPGMPEMLTPTSAIMGAGLGKDCALLTDGRFSGGSHGFVVGHVSPEAQEGGPIGLVRNGDIINVDVREKRLDVQLTDMELEERRKNWTPPPYKATRGVLYKYIKNVQSSSKGCVTDE from the exons ATGCAATCCACCTTCATTTCCCCACGCGCTACTCCACCGAAACCCCAAATGTCATTCCCCACACAACCCCACTTCCCCACTCGCCTCCCTCCCTATTCTCTGCGCGTCAAAGCTCAATCTGTCGCCGTTGAACCATCACAAGCAACAACCACAGTTGGGCAAAAGCTAAACAAGTACAGTTCACGCATTACTGAGCCCAAGTCCCAAGGTGGGTCTCAAGCAATCCTTCATGGGGTTGGTTTATCGGATGCTGACATGTCTAAGCCTCAGATAGGTATCTCTTCAGTTTGGTATGAAGGGAATACTTGTAACATGCACCTGTTGAAGCTATCAGAGGCTGTTAAAAGAGGGGTTGAAGAGGCAGGGATGGTTGGTTTCAGGTTTAATACAATTGGCGTTAGTGACGCTATTTCAATGGGGACTAGAGGGATGTGTTACAGTTTGCAAAGCAGAGACTTGATTGCTGATAGCATCGAGACTGTTATGAGTGCCCAATGGTATGATGGCAATATCTCCATCCCTGGCTGTGATAAAAAT ATGCCAGGTACTATTATGGCAATGGGAAGGCTGAATCGACCTAGCATTATGGTTTATGGTGGAACTATCAAG CCTGGTCACTTCAATGGCCATACTTATGATATAGTATCTGCATTTCAG GTTTATGGAGAGTATGTAAGTGGATCTATAAACgatgatgaaagaaaaaatgtgATTCGTAATTCCTGCCCTGGAGCAGGGGCATGTGGTGGAATGTATACAGCTAACACCATGGCTTCTGCTATTGAAGCCTTGGGAATGTCTCTTCCTTACAG CTCCTCAATCCCTGCTGAAAACCAATTGAAGTTGGATGAGTGCCGTTTAGCTGGAAAATATCTGCTAGAACTATTGAAGATGGACTTGAAACCACGAGATATTATCACTCGCAAGTCACTACGTAATGCAATGGTTATTGTCATGGCACTAGGTGGCTCTACTAATGCTGTGTTACACTTAATTGCGATCGCAAG GTCTGTCGGATTGGAGTTGACCCTTGATGATTTCCAGAAGGTCAGTGATGAGGTTCCATTCCTTGCAGATCTGAAGCCTAGTGGAAAATATGTCATGGAGGATGTGCATAAG ATTGGGGGAACACCTGCTGTCCTTCGCTACCTTTTGGAGCATGGTTTCCTTGACGGGGACTGTTTGACTG TCACTGGGAAGACTTTGGCTGAAAATGTGCGAAATTGTCCACCATTGTCTGAGGGGCAG GACATAATAAAGTCATTGGATAACCCCATTAAGAAAACAGGTCACCTCCAAATATTACGTGGAAATCTTGCACCAGAGGGTTCTGTGGCTAAAATTACTGGAAAAGAAGGGTTATATTTCTCtg GTCCTGCACTTGTATTTGAGGGAGAGGAATCTATGATTGCAGCTATCTCAGAAGATCCCATGAGTTTTAAG GGGAAAGTAATAGTTATTAGAGGAGAGGGGCCAAAAGGAGGACCGGGCATGCCTGAAATGCTAACACCAACCAGTGCAATAATGGGAGCAGGTCTTGGGAAG GATTGTGCATTGTTGACTGATGGTAGATTTTCAGGAGGTTCACATGGATTTGTTGTTGGTCACGTAAGCCCTGAAGCACag GAAGGTGGTCCGATTGGTCTCGTTAGAAATGGGGATATCATTAACGTTGATGTCCGGGAGAAGAGATTAGATGTTCAATTAACAGACATGGAATTGGAAGAGCGAAGAAAAAATTGGACTCCACCTCCATACAAGGCCACCCGAGGGGTTTTATACAAG TATATCAAGAATGTGCAATCTTCTTCAAAGGGATGTGTAACAGATGAATAG